aaaaaaattctacaacaGCCAATTCACTCTACAGAATCTGTTGATCAGATTACTAGCGTGAACCACCACCAGCTAAAGGCTTTCATTAAATGCTTCTGCAATGGAATTTTATGTGTACAGGTATTTTTGAAATTGACAGatcacatatgtgtatatgcactTCAAAATACACTTTCCTTGCTCTAAAATGCTGTCTTTGATAAAGAAATAGGCCTCCAAAAGATGGGTTTAGAGAGAAAGGTGTCACTTTTTgtgattgctgttgtttagtcgctaagtcatgcctgactctttgtgatcccatggactctagccctccaggttcctctgtccatgggatttttccatgcaagaatactggagtgggttgccattttcttctccaggggatcttcccaagccagggatcaaacccgtatctcctgcattggcaggcggatcctttaaagctgagccacctgggaggccagtCACTCTTTGTAACTTTTTAACTCCCCTCTATCGGCAGTGATGTAGGTGGTGCACAGGGGAGGACTGGGATGCCTAAATAAAAGCCTTTGAGACAAAGACCTGTGTGATGCTCCTTGTCTCTCCAATCACCAACCTCTGCAGTTTCTCAAGGCTAAAAACAATAATACAGCAAACTTATTATGGTTTATCTTGACACACCCTAGTAGTTACAGTCCTCTGCAGCAGAACAATACTGTTTGAAGTTCATCGTTCTTGATATTCTCTGTTAAATGTCATGACTTGTAATATAGGACATTCAATAAGACCAAGGAGATTGGGGTCAAAGGAAGTATCTGATTGTCAGGGACCAATGTGATGATAGTTGCAGTATATTATTTAGCAATATAAATTATGGTTATTTCTGGAACAATGGCATTTCAGTAACTGATGTtaactttaatatttcttaagaTAAAAAAATGACTACAGTATGTATAGACCTAGTGATGCTGCTTTCTAAAAAGGAAACCTTGAATAGACAacaaaaatttttgttaaaaaatttaaagcctaGGGTAGTTATGGAGTAAGTATACAACAATTTGGTTCTAAAGAAGACTACGAACAAAATTGTCTCTCGTGTGGTTACAGGGATACACACATTCTAAAACTGACACTCCTGCTAGTCTTTCAGGCATCCTGTCAGGTTGTTACATTATTATAGTTGTTATTAATATAAAGAGACTATCTCTTACACTTTCCAGTTCAGGTATTAttcatctgttttttctttcactccccatcaatacagaatttaaaaagttTAGAGTAGGAGGGAACCCTAGCTTCTAGGACAAAATTGTTCATGTTTCATATAAAGAAACAACTGAACCAAACTTAAATGATTTGCTCAGGGCCAGGCCATACACTGGCAGAATTAGGTCTTATGATTCTTTCTCAAATGCTCTTTCAAAGGTTAAATAAACAGATTTCATTCTGAGAATGACTTATTTATCTCAGTTCTCTTAGACTGATTTCTTTCGTTACAGTCAAGCAAAATAATCAGCCAtcacctttctcttctctatttcttcttttatatttgtgACCTCTAGACAACAACTTCAGCAAACCCACaacaaaccataaataaaatCCTGAATTATCCTACACAATTATTTCTTctaaaaagacaaaatactgaatatttcaaaatatggGCATCTCAGATTAAGACATTCTGCCTCTACCCAGATCAAATAACCAGATTTATATTGCTATTTTGATAAAGACTTATcaaaagatcttcccaactcagggatcaaacctgggtctcctgcattgcaggcagattctttacgatctaAGCCACCAGGTAATCCCTTGATAAAGACTAAAACCAACAAAAGCATTTTCCCCACAATCTTACACTTTGAGtgacttttaaatgtttaaatactgTAAACTCTTTTCTTAGGgattactttcctttttctttactccTAGTATTTCCTGGGAACAATGAATAGTTTGAGTAGAATAATATGGAAACTAAGTATAAAGAGGTAAAAATCATGTACAGACAATGGCTATTCAATCTTAGAAAAAAAGTCAACAACACTCAAGAAGAAATCGTATATCCCATTTAAAAGAGTGTTCTCTCCATATTCACATTACAAACTACTTTCACTATAGCAGCACTAATTCATTTCCAGTAAGATTTTATTTACTAGATGTTACTGGCCTCAATAAGGCTAAGCAATATCTCACAAGGGATATTGCAAAGAAGgtaaagtttggggaaaaaatttaCCAGAAAGCATCAACATGGGAAACTCTTTAATGAAGGatggaaaattattaatatttttagccTAAACGTGAGCAAAACTCTTTCCAAAGGTGAATTTACCTTCCTTTTGATCCCTctctttaaaaaaggaacaatacCTACATACCATTTTAAGCTTAAACAACTAAATACCTGGAAATCTTAATCAATGTTATAGACTCTGCAAAGGATAGTGAGTTGTTCACTAAAATGAAAgaagcaaactttaaaaatatatgtttaagaCAATCTCGCTTTCTAACAACACCTTTCTCATGTTACAAACAGAAAATCATGCCATCAATTATGATTATTCTAAAGATGAATTAaagtgctttaattttttaagtctttaaacattttcataaagTTTACATATACTAAtccataaaaaaattatttctcaaccCATATACTCTTGAAGTTACTTCTAACAATATTGGAGTTTTTACTTTGGTTGCTTTAATTCATAACTAGATAGGATCCTTCATGGTTCAAGTACTGGACGTTAATCTTCCAGAACATAATCTTTTCCTGTTGGCTATTAGAAAACTGACCTTAAAATGCCCCCTTGATGTGAATAAAAAGAGAATTACGACTTTTTGCTAGGAGGGGTTGGGGAACTATTAAAGCaactttgtttatattttcaggaATAGTAATTATGctactacattttaaaacaattatatgtGCTATTTTATATTCTTCTGGCAGAGAACAGAAATggtttaattgtatttttaaccACACAGCCCTAAGGTATTTAGTCTTTTCCCAAATCATCATAGTATCTTTTGGTCTCAAGGAACTCTGGTAGACTCTGGGTCCCTCAAAGGGACCCAATGCTTTAAATAATCAGAActagcattttctgttttttttgtttagtCTTGGATTTGACTAAGTGCTAACTGAATGATTAATTAATAACTATACTTTTCTTATCATATATATAAACGCTTATGTTATTAAATCAACAATCTTCAACAGGGTCATAACCTTTTGTGATGGTTCTAGTATtgattttctctaataatgataAGGTCTTtggataaaaataatagtaacagaATTAGTAAAAACTGATTAAAAGTGATAATTTATTAAAGCTTTTAAATATGGGTATTTTTCATGAGGACacagttaatttaaaataatctttggGTAAACAATTTCATATCCTGAACTGTATTACATCAAGAAAAAGAACACCACTTTTTtgaggggcaggagagggagagatatGAGCACAAAGTAGTTTGGAATAAGGAAGGATAActgaatatttatacatttaaaaattgatatgtacatatatttgcactttgagtaaactccaatgGGAGTCATCTGAAATTTCCTTGGGGTTCCCTTGGTGTCATAAATAGCTCAAATTAAATGCTATGGTAACTAGATCAAACATGGCATctaaaagagaaggggaaaaatacaCTTATAATGATAGACCTAATATTGATACTACTGGGTACAAGAGAGTGTCTATATGTTTTTAACTGtatgttttaaaagaatgtgtgtatatatacatatgtgtatatgcagaGTAACTTTAGAAGGATGCACAAGAAATTGGTAACACTAGTTGCTACCTTTCAGTGTCTATCAATCTGGAGCATCTAAATTTTGTACTATATGCAGGTTTTCCCTATtcaaaaatattgattaaataaatttaaattgctTAAAAAAACCATGTCAAATTAAGGAGAAAAGATTTTTGACATTACTCAAGAAAATACACTAACACATAAACTGTTTTTCTACATAAATTTGAGTATGACAGAGTAACTGTGATCTAAAAACCCAATTTTCACAAGACATTAAATTGGGAAAAACACATTTCCCTGTACCTCATTTCTACAGCATTGTGGACTACAGATTGTCTTAACAGCATGCGAacatctctcctctcttcctctgatGGGCTAGCCATGAGCCATCATTTCTCTATGAAATTCAAGGAATCTTGAAGGAAACTCCAGAAGGATTTTAAGAATCTGTATTTGGCAGGGATAAATATTACACCTGTATTATTCTGTTGGCACAGAGTcaattttaaattctctttgtGGTTTACTTTAGATTTTTATCCTGCCAATACCAAATATGTTTGGTGTTTTGGTAAAAGACAGACTTCAAACTACGTGGTGACTAAGCAAAGTTCTTATATAAAGCTTGAATAAGATTTTATAAATAGTTCCAATGAAAGACACTTGGAAataagcaggaaaaaagaaactcatacttatgaaaaagttattttcagtATACTACTTCAAGTTTCCAATCAAGtcctatttaaatattaaaataaacataaaatctaAAGGAATGATAGTACAAATATCAACTTTCCATGGCAGCTGCTTATTAAAACTGAATGTCTGAGGGTATATTCCAATTTCATCCTCTTCAGATTGTGCAGCtcagataaatgtttattttactgaaaatatttgcaaaattacAATATAAATACATGAGTATATTAAGATAGGATCACTCTATATAATGTATTCTTAtccacatatataaaatgaatgcaGTAAATATAGTATACTCTTGATGAATTGTTAGTACACAGTGTTTCTTAGTAAAGTACATACAACCTATTATTAAGCAACAATTATCTACTTTTCAAATGTACATCTTAGGAAGTTTTCAGGATGGAAGGATACACTAAGTCCCCTAATACCCTTTTCGGTTGGTGAAAGTTAGTTCTgcaaattttgaaataatgtcaTATTTATTTTAGCAATCGTTCttagtttctttgcatttccttaatttgAACATCATGTCTTTAGTctggttgtttttttaatgatgccATATCAGCCAATCATACTTTGAATTCTAATACAGTACCAGGTACTGTCTTTTCATTAGTAAGTGAAACATGcatcagaaatgaaacagaatcattaaaagttttttttgcTTGCACAGATTTCCAAAATTCATTTTCAGGGTATTATGGGGAGTCTCAATTAGATATAATCTCAACTGTAATACTAGTCTGGGCTAGAAAGAGTTTAATTAATTGATTCTAGTCCTTAAGGATACAAATATGAACTCTAAAATTCTCTGTTAGGTGTCTCGGGATTTACTTCAGAGGCATCTTCTACCCTTCTCCATGACACTGGTTGAATGGAAACTTGTTACTACAGCAGTTCCAACACAAACATATGCATGCAACAGCTCACCCTACAGACTCTAAACTACACACTATTGAAACACGTCCCACCAGTCCAGTGGCATAAATGTACATCTTTTATATACAAAAGGTAAAGTGCATTATTAAATTAGTGAACTGACAGATTGTCTGCCCGGACCATATAGCTTTCAAATAGACAAATGTGAAATTCCCCCATTAGAACCCATTATTTCAAGAGGTTCCAACTAGCTTTTCCAccctgtcatttattttttggccatgctctTTAGTGCAAATAAGCTTGTGTTTGACTCAAGTTTAAGGGACATGGCAGTTTGGGGCTTtaacaaggaaaattataaaGTGTGGCAGAAGTTGAATACTTTTATAATACATTGCATCTCTTGCATATAAGCAACAGATTAGTGCGGCTTTCAACTGGTAGGAGCACACTGCCGACAATGAAGAGGAACCCGTTTCCAGATTTCGTACTACCAGCTTATATGATTACAGTTTTGAGTCTGTACCACATTATGCTTGGATTATTATGTGCAAACATCATCAGTGTTTTAGAATTATATAGTGAAAGAGTAATTTTGGTTACTAACTGAAATGCTCACTTTTTGATTGCTAACATCCAGTTGCCTTAAGAGTTTTATATCTTCAAGGCAGGGATCCTAGTATTTTGAAGAATACCATGTACACTTGCAGCTCCATTTGTGATacaaatgacaataaataaaatgtatattgcaCAGATAAGAGTAGTAGCTTATTTTATAAGATACATGGCAATACATGTCCTAATACCAGAGTTTTGGACTGGATCTTACTGGATTATGGCTAATGAATGATTGGAAATTTTAAGTATCAAAAAATCATAgcatcatttcctttttcagtgaACATtaactttggaaaaaaaagaaactaaaggacTGGCAGAAGGCTTAatgattttaaagtatattcaaCTGCCGGTATATATGCATCTATGCAATCCATAGCTTTGAGATGGTAAAAACTTTGAAGTATACATACCATGTAGAAAATTTGGCTGCTTAATCCATTTTTAACTTCAAttgttaatgaaaaattaaactaataatatttatatacaatgaGTTAAAGATATTTACGTCTGACATAGtagtgtgtgtgaatatatatatataacacacatatatacatacatatatatatatatatatatagacacacacactcaaatcTTACCAGACtaaaaaccaaaaaggaaatCATTTAGACTTAACGGATATAAATATGTTAGAAGAGAAGGTTTTAAGAGAGAGTACACAGTCACAGCAATAGTGAGAGGAATGCTCAAATAGTGGAATATTCACAGCTCCAGTTTGCCAAAATCTGACAGGTTAATTATTATTCATAGGCACTATGATGGGCAGCAAAGCAATCAGTAGTATTGTAATGCAAGGGCACACCATTCCTTCCTAGAACCCAAAGCTACTTTTTATCAAGTCTACAATAGTTACTTTACAGTGAGGACTGTTTAAAGATCCTTGCTACTTTTAGAGTCTCAACACCCACCATGTGCTATTAACTCTAGTACTAACATCATCTTCTAACCTTCAGCTGTTCCACAGTGATCCAGATGGTCCACAATTATAATGAACTAGTGAGATTCCTTCACACTGTTTGAGGAAACCGGAAATACAATCCGTAAGCCAACACCAGCATATACGTCTGGGTTACTGACTGCTTGTTTTTAAGTAACATGAATTagtgaaattcattttcttaattcatCTCGTTTAGTGACCTTTTGGGGGACAACCTCTGGAAGGAAAACAACTGTTAAAATAATTGTGAATTACTTATAGCATATAAAAGAAGAGCTACATTCTGATCTCAATCCGAGCAGTCAGCTCTCATCAATGAGAGCTATATTTAGGGGTTGAAATCAGTGTTTGGCTCCTAAACATGATTATATGGACTTATTGTGTGGGAGGTGAGGAAAGCCGAGAGAAAAGACAGTAATTTCATTCAGAATAAAATGCAGCTCAACAGATAAAATTTCAGTCAGTTAATACAGGGTGGGTtggtacacatatatattatatccaCTTGTTTAAAAAACTGCTTAGGTGTTGGAAAACTGCAGTGGCACTTCCTGGAAAGTAATTTTTCATACAAGTAAATGGGTGAGTCTTGTGTAAAGTAAACTTTCTTAAGTATCATAAAGAGCACCTTGGAAAATGcctgaattttcttttcaaatatgctTGTAACCAatcttcaaataatattttttcaggctgaaattttatgtttattctaAACgctttttagaaaagagaaaacttttcCTGGAATTAAAACACCTGTAAAAGTCAGGTTTATACTGGAAGTGTTGAAATGGTCTTAAGGTGCTAAAAGTGctactaaaatatattattacagGTGTATTTTTATATCAGATAACTGGTGCACCAACCCCTCTGAAATAGTGTTAAAGCAGCAGCAAAAAATATAACACCTTGAGTCTATGATATATTTTGGGAAAGAACCTCTTACAACCTTCAAATTAGTATGAAAAGCTAAAATATCAAGATTTCCACAGCAAAGCCATAGGATGAAGCCTCCCACGCAACAGTGACATAAAAAGTAATTCCTGAAACTTTGGAAAGCCACTAATAATATATGGTACAATCATCAGAGGTGAAGATAGGATTGTAACTAGCTTAGAATAACCAATAAAAACTCTTATGGCGCTCATACGGCAACTATAAACTGTAGGGTTACCACAAAATTTGAAGTTATAGCATACTATAGTAACTAAGATTTGACTCTTTAATGGGACTGTTTAATATTCAGTTATCCAATGGACACTGAATATATTTCACCTTgtccttttataaataaataaatatatttagaatagaagtcaatttctgtttctgtggtaaCTGTCCTACAGGTAATTCTAGCAGCTTTTAATGAAGTAGGCATGGAATACTTTTTGGGGGGGAACTTATTAAATAGAAATCACACTTCCATATTaggtatatgtatttttttcaggctTATGTCATAGTGCAATGTAAATCTTAGCTAGGGTACTTAGAAGGTCAGAATGTCATACTTTGTGCTGATTTGCATACTTCAATAGTCTGGAGCAGTTGAAGCAGGTAAACTATTTAGCTTTGGGAAGGCAGGAGTTCCCATAAGAATTAGAGTGTTCTACGGGTAACATAACATGAGAATCAGACTCCTTGAAGTATAAACTACTAGAGGTATTACTGATAACAAAGGGCCCCAAAAGAGGAGAAATTTCTTCAAATGAGTATGGATCAGTTCTTTTAGCCAATCTATGATTTTAACTTTTGCCTGATGGAGTTCACTTTCATCTTAGTCGAGGCATGCTTGTTCTTCACCACTGGCCCTTCTGCCATCCATGCTCTTTTCTTTATGGCTGTTGCAAATTTTCCTCATCTCTTCTTCATACTTGATAAAATTCTCCCCAAACCTTGTCCAAGCTTTGAACGGAACGGTAATAGTATTACGGTAAGGTGGCCTCACCTCACTTACCTTCAGGAAAATTCCATATTTATTAGAGCCCACATCAAAGTAGAACCTTTTATTGTCCACTCTGAAAGAAGTCCCCTCGGGGAGTTCCACGGGGTCGTCGTCTCCACTTCTGCGTTCTTCGATGTCCCCTTCGCCATAGTCTTCGATGAGCTGAACCAAGGCGTCGCGGAACTCGATCATTCCTTGAGCTGGGAGGACAATAGTCTGCTCTTGGCCCAAAGTGTGGCCAAAATAACCTATCATGCCAGTCCCCCGCATCATGGTTTGTCTAATCCTTAGGAAGCGCCCCCGCTGGTTTTCCTTCAGGTCTAGATAGTATTTCCTGTTGTCCCTCTCGATGTAGTCTGTTTTGAGGACACTGTGGGGGTGCTCTTCGGACCCCACCGAGACCGGCGGGGAGGGCGCTGAGTGCTTCTGTCTCCTCCTGGAGCCCTGCTCTTTGCCGTGACCGTGCTCTTGTCGGTGGCCTTTCAGGCCCAGGTGGGCATAGTGCTCGATGAAGTCCCCTAGACAGTCCTTCAGCTCCGCTGCTACCGACAGGGAGAGGGTCAGTTTACTCTTTCTGATATTGTCTTGCCGGCCTCTCCCTATCCAGACTTCGGCTATCTTCAGGAACCGGCCCCGCGAGCTCTGCTTCACGTCTAGGTAAAACCTCTTTTTCTGGATGTCCACTCGTTTGGAGGCCAGCTCCTGGATTTCGGCGGCGCCCCCAGCCTGACTAGGGGTGGCTGAAGCTGCGTAGTGGGGGTAGTGGGAGTGCTGGGCCTGGGGGTACAGTCTACTCTTGCTTAGGCCAGAGACCCCTACATTCTTGCCGCCGCGGCcacggccgccgccgccgccgccgccgcctccccttCGCCTGGCtctttccatcttcagctgcaagtGACAAACAGACacacggggtggggtgggggagggggtgttgaGAACAATCGCAGACGCCCCTCGGCCTGCGCTGCCCCAGCCTCTGCCCGGGACCCCCACATCGGGCCGCCGCAGCGCCGGGCTCCCCTCCTCTCCCGGACGGGCTGCGGCGGCCGGGCGAGCGGCCGGGCGAGCGGGCGGCGTCTCCCGGCTCCGCACTGGGCGCTCAGCATCCCTCCGCCGCCCCTGGCCTCCCGCTCCCGCTCTGGGCCGGGTCGCCCGCCTCGGGCTCGGCAGCCCCCGGGCCCCCCCAGTCAGCAGACACTCACATCAGCGCTACCATCATCGCCGCCACCGGTGCCCTTCAcgaccgccgccgccgccagttCTCGGCCCCTCTGTGGCAGCCGCCGCCCCCTGCCTGctcccccgccgccgccgccgccgccgccgctgctcgCACCGCCCCGCGCCGGAGCAGCCGGGCAGGGGCATCGCCCGCGGcgcccaccgccgccgccgccgcccctccAGCGGCCGCTGCGGGGGCCGCCGCCGCTCTCCGGGCACCGGCCCGACGCCCgccggggaggaggggagggggcggggaggcgggcGGCGGGAGGCGGGCAGTGGACCCCGCCTCCTCCAGTACAACCCGCTGAAGCGAAGATCGGGTCTCGGGCTCTCCTCTGCGGCCCGCCCTGACGGAAGCCCAGCGCCTGGGACTGGGGCGTGAGCGTGAGGTGACCGGACAGGTGTGAAGATGGAGACGAGGACCCGGCTGAGGCGAGGCTGTTCTGACTTCTCCAGGTACCACGGAGACGTAGGACTCGGGCGGCCCACCGGCGCCCGCGCGGAGACTACACTTCCCGTAGTGCTTAGCGGCGGCgagaccaccccctccccccgcgCGCATGCGCGCCGCGTAGCCAGCTGGGCTAGGGTGGGTGGGGCTGCAGCTCGGCGCTTCGGGAGCGGAGTACTCGGGGGCGTGGCGGAGCccggagggaggggtggggaaggtccGTGTCCCAGGAGTGACACGTATTGTGTGCGCAGTGATTCGCCCGCGTGGGCGCCGCAGCGCGGGAATGAGGTCTGCTGAATCGGTATCGAACTCGGATGTCTGGTTCAAGGCCGTGGTGTTGGGTCGCTGCGCAAGTCATCCAGCTGATAGACAAGTCCCGTTGAATTGGCTCATCTCAGGGTAACGTGTCCTTCCCCCCAACCTTGCTTCCGGATGTAGGCCTTGGGGTATCTTTCTAGCCTTCTCCGACCTGGAGGTGCTCAGTCCCACAGAGTAGGTCTCTGGGCTTTGGGTGGGAGGTTCCTTAGGGATGGACATCTTCGTTCTCCTTTTCCACCTCCCTTTTGTGTAATGTAACAAATCATGTTGGATTTTTGAATTCAAAATACtcagtctttaatttttgttgttgttgtttgtttttttcctggttaAAATTGAGTTGTTTTCTAGTTATGTGTCAGTAGGTAAATATTCTCCCTACAGAAGAGGATATTAACATCCTCAAGATGCTAATTTAGTAGTGTTTTAAGAGTATTTGGCATGTTAATTTTGAGGGAGTTGAAGTCTATGGCTCGGGCAGTTAGATTTTCATGCTATTAAACAGTGATCTCCCTTTGTTAATTCCGCAAATATTTACCGAGCGCCGCTCTAGGTCcgtcagtgaacaaaacaaacacaaatcgCTCTGTTTTGGGAAGTTTGCATTTTGGAGAGAGATAGGCTGTAAGTCAAATGCCTGGTATGTCAGAAggtgaaaattccatggagaataATAAAGGAAAGAGAGATGAGGAGTGTGGATGAGGGTAGGAAACTGAAATTTTACGGTAAGGTAAGGCCTGGCTGAGAATGTAATTTTTTTGAATTGGtgtttattggagtataggtgctttgcaatgctgtgttagtttctactgtaaggcaaagtgaaccagctgtatgtatacatagatcCTCtctttttggacttccttcccgtTCACCTCACCACAGGGCACTGAGTAGttttgtgctatatagtaggttctcattagttacctattttatacatagtatcagtagtgtatttgtgttaatcccagtctcccaattaatccccccttctccccatcttggtgtccataggtttgttctctgtgttatgtttctgttttgcaaataagatcatctatgccgtttttctagattccgcatagatgcataaaatatatgatatttgtttttctctttctgacttactaaaCTCCTTgttagtgttagctgctcagtcgtgtccggctctttgcgaccccatggactgtggcctgccaggcccctctgtccgtgggattctccaggcaagaatactggagtgggtagccattcccttctccaggggatcttcttcacccagggatcaaaccctggtctcctgcgttacaggaggattctttatcctCTTTGCCACCTGGGTAACTTTTGAGTAAAGAGCTGAAGGAAGTGAGAGAGCTAGTTTTGTGGCTCTCTGAGGTAAAagaaagtgcaaaggccctgagggagCCTGCTTGGTGTATTTGAAGAgcagggctttgctggtggctcagacggtaaagtgtctgcctgcaatgtgggagactcgggttcgatccctgggtcagaaagatcccctggagagggaaatggcaacctactccagtattcttgcctggaaaatcccatggactgaggagtcgggtgggctacaatccatggggtcacagagtcggacatgactaagtgacttcactttttcactacAAGGCCAGTAAGTT
Above is a genomic segment from Cervus canadensis isolate Bull #8, Minnesota chromosome 31, ASM1932006v1, whole genome shotgun sequence containing:
- the PURG gene encoding purine-rich element-binding protein gamma isoform X4 codes for the protein MERARRRGGGGGGGGGRGRGGKNVGVSGLSKSRLYPQAQHSHYPHYAASATPSQAGGAAEIQELASKRVDIQKKRFYLDVKQSSRGRFLKIAEVWIGRGRQDNIRKSKLTLSLSVAAELKDCLGDFIEHYAHLGLKGHRQEHGHGKEQGSRRRQKHSAPSPPVSVGSEEHPHSVLKTDYIERDNRKYYLDLKENQRGRFLRIRQTMMRGTGMIGYFGHTLGQEQTIVLPAQGMIEFRDALVQLIEDYGEGDIEERRSGDDDPVELPEGTSFRVDNKRFYFDVGSNKYGIFLKP
- the PURG gene encoding purine-rich element-binding protein gamma isoform X1, with amino-acid sequence MERARRRGGGGGGGGGRGRGGKNVGVSGLSKSRLYPQAQHSHYPHYAASATPSQAGGAAEIQELASKRVDIQKKRFYLDVKQSSRGRFLKIAEVWIGRGRQDNIRKSKLTLSLSVAAELKDCLGDFIEHYAHLGLKGHRQEHGHGKEQGSRRRQKHSAPSPPVSVGSEEHPHSVLKTDYIERDNRKYYLDLKENQRGRFLRIRQTMMRGTGMIGYFGHTLGQEQTIVLPAQGMIEFRDALVQLIEDYGEGDIEERRSGDDDPVELPEGTSFRVDNKRFYFDVGSNKYGIFLKVSEVRPPYRNTITVPFKAWTRFGENFIKYEEEMRKICNSHKEKSMDGRRASGEEQACLD
- the PURG gene encoding purine-rich element-binding protein gamma isoform X2, which encodes MERARRRGGGGGGGGGRGRGGKNVGVSGLSKSRLYPQAQHSHYPHYAASATPSQAGGAAEIQELASKRVDIQKKRFYLDVKQSSRGRFLKIAEVWIGRGRQDNIRKSKLTLSLSVAAELKDCLGDFIEHYAHLGLKGHRQEHGHGKEQGSRRRQKHSAPSPPVSVGSEEHPHSVLKTDYIERDNRKYYLDLKENQRGRFLRIRQTMMRGTGMIGYFGHTLGQEQTIVLPAQGMIEFRDALVQLIEDYGEGDIEERRSGDDDPVELPEGTSFRVDNKRFYFDVGSNKYGIFLKVSELTNYPKSRENINPFHCCQIQPKEQPHDTTKTVEE
- the PURG gene encoding purine-rich element-binding protein gamma isoform X3 — its product is MERARRRGGGGGGGGGRGRGGKNVGVSGLSKSRLYPQAQHSHYPHYAASATPSQAGGAAEIQELASKRVDIQKKRFYLDVKQSSRGRFLKIAEVWIGRGRQDNIRKSKLTLSLSVAAELKDCLGDFIEHYAHLGLKGHRQEHGHGKEQGSRRRQKHSAPSPPVSVGSEEHPHSVLKTDYIERDNRKYYLDLKENQRGRFLRIRQTMMRGTGMIGYFGHTLGQEQTIVLPAQGMIEFRDALVQLIEDYGEGDIEERRSGDDDPVELPEGTSFRVDNKRFYFDVGSNKYGIFLKLTNYPKSRENINPFHCCQIQPKEQPHDTTKTVEE